Proteins from a single region of Syntrophorhabdales bacterium:
- a CDS encoding amidohydrolase family protein yields MSEAAEVSKKRMRTITVEEHFMTSAFLNATGDPATPAAGRLQDIAADLGERRIADMDAAGIDVQVLSLNSPGVEQLDATEAIKLARDSNDIVADAVQRHPTRFAGFASLPTMSPETAAEELERTVRKHGFKGACINGHTRGRYLDDKFFWPILERAEALQVPLYLHPTPPPRAIVEAYYKGNYAPEVAKILSTSGWGWHIETATHTLRLILSGAFDQYPRLQLIIGHLGEALPFMLPRIDRNLPMAVTKLRRPTGVYLRENVYYTISGFNFTPPFLDLFSEVGAHRIIFSADYPYGSLTEALQFLEQLPVSPADKERIAHGNAELLLRL; encoded by the coding sequence ATGTCAGAAGCGGCAGAAGTGTCAAAAAAGAGGATGCGGACGATTACAGTGGAGGAGCACTTCATGACCTCTGCCTTCCTGAACGCTACAGGGGACCCGGCCACGCCGGCGGCGGGCAGGTTGCAAGATATAGCGGCCGATCTCGGGGAACGTAGGATCGCTGATATGGACGCAGCAGGTATCGATGTTCAAGTACTTTCTCTGAACTCCCCCGGAGTGGAACAACTCGACGCGACTGAGGCAATCAAACTGGCCCGCGACTCAAATGATATAGTCGCAGATGCGGTGCAACGCCACCCGACGCGTTTCGCCGGGTTCGCCAGCTTGCCCACCATGTCTCCGGAAACTGCCGCTGAGGAATTGGAGCGCACGGTCCGTAAGCACGGCTTCAAGGGAGCATGCATCAATGGTCACACCAGGGGTCGTTACCTTGACGACAAGTTCTTCTGGCCAATCCTGGAGCGTGCCGAAGCACTCCAGGTGCCACTGTACCTCCATCCAACCCCGCCTCCGCGGGCGATCGTCGAGGCTTATTACAAAGGGAACTACGCACCAGAGGTGGCGAAGATTCTGTCGACTTCAGGTTGGGGATGGCACATTGAAACCGCAACTCATACTCTCCGCCTCATTCTGAGCGGAGCATTCGATCAATATCCGCGCTTGCAGCTTATCATTGGCCACTTGGGAGAAGCCCTTCCATTTATGCTTCCCAGAATAGATCGCAACCTGCCGATGGCAGTGACGAAACTGCGTCGCCCGACCGGCGTTTATCTGCGAGAGAACGTCTACTACACGATCAGCGGTTTCAACTTCACCCCTCCATTCCTTGACCTGTTCTCTGAGGTGGGTGCCCACCGAATCATATTCTCGGCCGACTATCCCTATGGTTCATTGACGGAGGCGCTCCAATTCTTAGAACAACTCCCGGTGAGCCCAGCCGACAAAGAGAGAATCGCACACGGCAACGCAGAGCTTCTCCTGCGACTTTGA
- a CDS encoding tetratricopeptide repeat protein, protein MKPTLTDGEASPPIAVADLFEKATKLHGHSQLDEAIAVYREVLRLDERFHPAWYAQGCAWEKKGYEATALDCFRKALSLAPEQGETHHNLGKVLHKLGLTDEAIERFRGALTLGKGFLPRTAIATLIPGSPSATNSTVLEARRSWAETHLPPLDPYKNFLRASVQGRRIRVGYLSSFLQSHNWMKPVWGLLNHHNRDRFEIFIFSDCPEAACRPCYRKHPVDRYHDITGLSNQATAEWIERCNLDLLVDLNGYSRVDRLAVIALKPAPVIIGWFNLYATSGMACYDYVIGDDVVIPPEEEQFYTEKVLRVPGCYLTFEVLYPVPDVVDPPILSTRKLTFGCLASQYKITEPVVEAWACILASAPDARLFLKNATLDSPANQEFLEKRFESHGVARDRITMEGSANHFDFLAAYGCVDLALDTFPYNGGTTTSEAVWQGVPVITFRGDRWAARQSASINRAAGLTEFICRSLDDYISCAIALAKHPDTPARLRGLRHTMRNRLACSPLCDTVNFARNIEILYERVLQ, encoded by the coding sequence ATGAAGCCGACACTAACCGACGGAGAAGCGTCCCCACCAATAGCCGTGGCTGATCTCTTTGAGAAAGCCACGAAATTGCATGGCCACTCGCAGTTGGACGAGGCGATTGCCGTCTATCGGGAGGTGCTCCGACTCGATGAGCGTTTTCATCCAGCATGGTACGCGCAGGGCTGCGCCTGGGAGAAGAAAGGGTATGAAGCCACAGCGCTAGACTGTTTCCGGAAGGCGCTATCGCTCGCGCCGGAGCAGGGTGAGACGCATCACAACTTGGGCAAGGTTCTCCACAAACTCGGATTGACTGATGAGGCGATAGAAAGGTTCCGGGGAGCGCTGACCTTGGGCAAAGGGTTTTTGCCGCGGACTGCAATTGCCACACTGATCCCAGGCAGCCCGAGCGCAACCAACAGCACCGTTCTGGAAGCGCGACGTTCTTGGGCGGAAACCCACCTTCCACCTCTCGACCCTTATAAAAACTTCCTACGTGCGTCAGTTCAGGGCCGTCGGATAAGAGTCGGCTATTTGTCCTCCTTTCTTCAGTCGCACAACTGGATGAAGCCTGTGTGGGGGCTTCTTAACCATCATAATCGGGACCGCTTCGAGATTTTCATTTTCTCGGATTGTCCGGAAGCAGCGTGCCGCCCGTGTTATCGAAAGCATCCTGTGGACCGCTACCACGACATAACCGGGCTTTCCAACCAGGCGACTGCCGAGTGGATCGAAAGGTGTAACTTGGATCTTCTGGTGGATCTCAACGGGTACAGTAGGGTTGACCGACTGGCAGTCATCGCCCTCAAGCCCGCCCCTGTTATCATCGGATGGTTCAACCTGTATGCCACTTCTGGTATGGCTTGTTATGACTACGTGATCGGTGATGATGTGGTTATCCCTCCCGAGGAAGAACAATTCTACACGGAGAAGGTGCTCCGTGTTCCCGGATGCTATCTCACATTCGAGGTCCTGTACCCGGTACCGGATGTGGTTGATCCACCCATTCTCTCCACCCGGAAATTGACGTTCGGATGTCTGGCATCTCAGTACAAAATAACCGAGCCGGTGGTAGAAGCGTGGGCGTGTATCCTCGCCTCCGCTCCAGACGCACGGCTGTTCTTGAAGAATGCCACGCTCGACTCTCCGGCGAACCAGGAGTTTCTTGAAAAACGTTTTGAATCTCACGGCGTGGCGCGAGACCGGATCACCATGGAAGGCTCTGCCAATCATTTTGACTTTCTGGCGGCCTACGGCTGCGTGGACTTGGCCTTGGACACTTTCCCCTATAATGGGGGCACGACCACATCAGAGGCTGTCTGGCAGGGAGTGCCGGTGATCACGTTTCGTGGAGATCGATGGGCTGCGCGTCAAAGCGCTTCCATCAACAGGGCAGCCGGTCTGACAGAATTCATCTGCAGGAGCCTCGACGATTATATCTCCTGCGCCATTGCTCTGGCCAAGCATCCCGACACACCCGCGCGGCTAAGGGGGCTGCGTCATACCATGCGGAACCGTCTTGCTTGCTCCCCACTCTGCGATACAGTAAATTTCGCAAGGAACATCGAGATCCTGTATGAGCGCGTCTTACAATAG
- a CDS encoding class I SAM-dependent methyltransferase — translation MIRVSFVSTFLVTLVCALVSVIPVAAQTHHDTAHHSFQGAAQWAKEFDDPDRDSWQKPHEVIQALALKPDAVVADIGSGTGYFTVRIAHMVPKGKVYGVDTEPDMMKYLTERAKSMGLTNVIPVQAAPDDPRLPEKVDLIIIVDTFHHIENRARYLTKLHDSLKPDGRIAIIDYRMDSPDGPPVSARSTPDQLKAELSASGYSFLKQYDFLPKQYFLIFEQAKK, via the coding sequence ATGATCCGAGTTTCATTCGTCTCAACGTTTTTAGTTACCCTGGTATGTGCCCTAGTATCTGTAATACCTGTAGCTGCTCAGACGCATCACGACACCGCTCACCATAGCTTTCAGGGCGCGGCGCAATGGGCGAAGGAGTTCGACGACCCGGACCGTGATTCGTGGCAAAAGCCCCATGAAGTGATCCAGGCGCTGGCACTCAAACCCGATGCGGTCGTTGCGGACATCGGTTCCGGCACCGGTTACTTCACGGTGAGGATTGCCCACATGGTACCAAAAGGCAAGGTCTACGGGGTTGACACCGAGCCCGACATGATGAAGTACCTCACCGAGCGCGCAAAAAGCATGGGGTTAACCAACGTCATCCCGGTGCAGGCTGCTCCGGATGATCCGCGCCTGCCCGAAAAAGTGGACCTGATCATCATCGTGGACACGTTCCATCACATCGAAAATAGGGCCCGCTACCTCACGAAGCTTCACGATTCGCTGAAACCGGACGGACGTATCGCGATCATCGACTATCGCATGGATTCGCCGGACGGTCCTCCGGTTAGCGCGCGCAGCACGCCCGACCAGCTCAAAGCCGAACTCAGTGCTTCGGGATACTCCTTCCTGAAGCAGTACGACTTCCTGCCGAAGCAGTATTTTCTGATTTTCGAACAGGCAAAGAAGTGA
- a CDS encoding amino acid permease codes for MDNHKLRTPGLTRQIGFFSATIVVIANMVGTGVFTTSGFVARDVAHPVPLLLCWLVGGIFALCGALCYGELGSRFPKAGGDYAYLKQAFGPMPAFLSGWVSLAVGFSAPIAASAIAFSAYLTKAFSLPSVTLFTFTLFGRDIVLVSTASFMAVLAVIVLSLVHMHSVRLGSRVQGVLTVFKLAVIAAFIVGGFLVGRGSLSHFSSEFRVTSLVGGGFATSLIFISFAYSGWNAAAYLGGEIRNPGRNIPLSLFAGTLTVIISYLALNAVYIYALPIGEMRGVLEVGEKAASALFGDGTGRLLTGAIAVGLLSALSAMILTGPRVYYAMSRDGAFFARFGRVHDRRQTPVLAIVLQATISISMILTSSFEKLLLYIGFTLSLFSILTVIGLLRLKTTQKVAAGAYRTFGYPVTPLVFIAGNGIIVCLMLLENPATVFWGLFTIGIGAVFYWRLRPRKSAAHPGAVAIRSPLNVLDGNT; via the coding sequence ATGGATAACCACAAGCTACGCACGCCCGGCCTCACCAGGCAAATTGGCTTCTTCTCCGCGACTATCGTCGTCATAGCCAACATGGTCGGTACCGGCGTCTTCACCACCTCCGGCTTTGTTGCCCGGGACGTTGCCCATCCGGTACCGCTTCTTCTCTGCTGGCTCGTGGGCGGCATCTTCGCCCTCTGCGGGGCGCTCTGCTATGGCGAACTCGGTTCTCGCTTTCCGAAGGCGGGAGGGGACTACGCCTATCTTAAACAAGCTTTTGGGCCCATGCCCGCCTTCCTATCCGGCTGGGTATCCCTGGCCGTCGGTTTTTCCGCCCCCATTGCCGCGTCCGCCATTGCCTTCTCTGCCTATCTCACAAAAGCCTTCTCGCTCCCCTCGGTGACGCTTTTCACGTTTACCCTTTTCGGACGGGATATTGTCCTCGTTTCTACCGCAAGCTTTATGGCGGTCCTCGCCGTTATCGTCCTTTCGCTTGTCCACATGCATAGTGTCCGGTTAGGCAGCCGAGTGCAGGGGGTGCTGACTGTGTTCAAGCTCGCCGTGATTGCGGCTTTCATTGTGGGGGGCTTCCTCGTGGGGCGTGGCTCCCTCTCTCATTTTTCGAGTGAGTTCAGAGTGACGTCCCTCGTTGGCGGAGGGTTCGCCACATCGCTCATCTTCATCTCGTTTGCCTATAGCGGTTGGAATGCAGCCGCTTACCTGGGCGGCGAGATAAGGAACCCAGGACGCAACATACCTCTTTCCCTCTTTGCCGGCACCCTTACCGTGATCATCAGCTATCTCGCGCTCAACGCCGTCTACATCTATGCACTGCCCATCGGCGAGATGCGCGGTGTTCTGGAGGTCGGAGAAAAAGCGGCGTCAGCTCTCTTCGGGGACGGTACGGGTCGGTTGCTCACCGGCGCTATCGCCGTGGGCCTTCTCTCTGCCCTGAGCGCCATGATTCTCACGGGGCCGAGGGTTTATTATGCGATGTCAAGGGACGGAGCATTCTTTGCCCGCTTCGGGAGGGTGCACGACCGGCGCCAAACGCCTGTGCTTGCCATCGTGCTGCAGGCAACGATCTCGATCAGCATGATCCTCACCTCCTCGTTCGAGAAGCTTCTTTTGTATATCGGATTCACCCTCTCCCTTTTTTCAATCCTCACCGTTATCGGGCTCCTCCGCCTCAAAACTACACAGAAGGTTGCAGCCGGCGCCTACCGCACGTTCGGCTATCCCGTCACCCCTCTCGTATTTATCGCAGGCAACGGGATAATCGTTTGTCTGATGCTCCTCGAGAACCCTGCCACCGTCTTCTGGGGCCTTTTCACCATCGGCATCGGGGCTGTTTTCTACTGGCGCCTAAGGCCGCGGAAGTCGGCGGCTCATCCTGGAGCAGTTGCAATTCGTTCTCCCTTGAACGTGCTGGACGGCAACACGTGA